In Lysobacterales bacterium, the DNA window GCGCAGCGCGGCGGCGACCGACTTGCCGCTGAGGTTCATGAACGTGGCCGGCTTGAGCAGCCAGACCGACTGGCCGGCGATCTCGACCTTGGCGGTCTCGCCGAACAGCTTGCTTTCCAGCCCGAAACGCGCGCCGCACTGCTGCGCGAGGGCGTCCACAAACCAGAACCCGGCGTTGTGCCGGGTTCTGGCGTGTTCGGGGCCGGGATTGCCGAGCCCGACGATGAGGCGCAGGCCTGCCATCGGAAGTCGCGAAGATCGCGGCGACGGCTCGCCCGGAGGCGCGCCGTCGCCTGGCGATTACTTCTGGTCCTTCTTGGTGACCTTGGCGGCCGGCACTTCGGCGGCGGCCGGAGCGTCGGCGGCTTCGGCCTCTTCCTTGCCGTGCTTGGCGATGACGACGGTGAGGTCGTGCTCCTTGCCCAGCTTCAGTTCCGGGATCGACACGCCGGCCGGCAGCTTGAGATCGGACAGGTGGACGATCTGGCCGACGTCGAGGGCCGACAGGTCGATCTCGATGAACTCCGGCAGGTCCTTCGGCAGGCACTCGACCACGACTTCGTTCAGCTCGTGGGTGACGACGACTTCGGCCGACTTGCCGGCGGGCGACTTGTCTTCGTTGGCGAAGTGCAGCGGCACGGCGGTGCGCAGGGCCTTGTTCTCATCGACGCGCTGGAAGTCGATGTGCATGAGGATCTGCTTGAACGGGTGGCGCTGGAGGTCGCGCAGCAGGACCTTCTGGACCTTGCCATCGACGTTCAGGTCGAGGATCGACGAATAGAACCACTCGTGCTGGCTGGCCAGCCAGGTCTTCTCGTGTTCGAGCTGGATGCTCTGCGGGGCGGCGTCGCCACCGTAGATGACGGCGGGGATCAGGCCGGCATGACGCAGGCGGCGGCTCGCACCCTTCCCCTCGTCCTTGCGGCTGGTCGCCGAGATGTTGTGTTCGGACATTGTCTTGACTCGCTTTGCAGTGATGAACCGCCTCGCGGCGGTGGTTCGACTCCCCCGCGACCAGGGGAGCCGGGTTCC includes these proteins:
- a CDS encoding 50S ribosomal protein L25/general stress protein Ctc, which gives rise to MSEHNISATSRKDEGKGASRRLRHAGLIPAVIYGGDAAPQSIQLEHEKTWLASQHEWFYSSILDLNVDGKVQKVLLRDLQRHPFKQILMHIDFQRVDENKALRTAVPLHFANEDKSPAGKSAEVVVTHELNEVVVECLPKDLPEFIEIDLSALDVGQIVHLSDLKLPAGVSIPELKLGKEHDLTVVIAKHGKEEAEAADAPAAAEVPAAKVTKKDQK